One Microvirga lotononidis genomic window carries:
- a CDS encoding ABC transporter permease, translating into MSLIEPAFSKGAVEQGASIRTRPALWGLGLVAAASWIAAAAVIELWPETVPQPYGRELALIAVAISLVLIIVTLTGRALGAVATTVRYYGAWAIAAALGLIAWEVVTAKTGLLPVPFFSSPQSILEVFLDDWSRLGISVSYSLVLLAKGYFFGSLTGFVLGVTIGWSQAASYWVHPVLRIIGPLPATAWLPLAFFIFPTSGSASVFLIALATAFPVTILTWSGIASVNRDYYDIARTLGAKPGFLILKVAIPAALPHVFVGLFMGLGTSFAVLVVAEMLGVKAGLGWYLQWAQGWAAYNNMYAALLVMALMCSTLITVLFRVRDWTLSWQKGLVRW; encoded by the coding sequence ATGAGTTTGATCGAACCGGCGTTCTCCAAAGGCGCTGTCGAGCAGGGCGCGTCAATTAGAACCCGCCCTGCCCTTTGGGGCCTCGGATTGGTGGCGGCCGCGTCTTGGATTGCCGCCGCCGCCGTCATCGAGCTTTGGCCCGAAACGGTTCCGCAACCCTACGGCCGCGAGCTTGCGTTGATCGCAGTTGCGATCTCTCTTGTCCTGATCATCGTTACCCTCACAGGGCGGGCACTGGGTGCTGTTGCGACGACAGTCCGCTATTACGGCGCTTGGGCAATCGCTGCCGCTTTGGGTCTCATCGCCTGGGAAGTTGTAACCGCGAAAACGGGTCTGTTGCCGGTCCCATTTTTCTCGTCTCCCCAGAGCATTCTCGAAGTTTTCCTGGACGATTGGAGCCGATTGGGCATCAGCGTCTCGTACTCGTTGGTTTTGCTGGCCAAGGGCTACTTCTTTGGGTCGCTCACCGGGTTCGTCCTTGGCGTGACGATCGGGTGGTCGCAGGCAGCGAGCTACTGGGTGCATCCAGTCCTTAGGATCATAGGCCCGCTGCCAGCGACCGCGTGGCTCCCGCTTGCCTTCTTCATCTTCCCCACAAGCGGATCAGCAAGCGTGTTCCTCATCGCGCTGGCCACCGCGTTTCCGGTGACGATCCTGACGTGGTCAGGAATCGCCAGTGTCAATCGCGACTATTATGACATCGCTCGGACTTTGGGCGCCAAGCCTGGCTTCCTGATTCTCAAGGTCGCAATTCCTGCCGCCTTGCCACATGTGTTCGTCGGGCTGTTCATGGGCCTCGGGACGTCATTTGCAGTTCTCGTCGTGGCAGAAATGCTGGGCGTCAAGGCTGGTCTCGGATGGTACCTGCAGTGGGCCCAAGGGTGGGCCGCTTACAACAACATGTATGCAGCCCTTCTAGTGATGGCGCTGATGTGCTCGACGCTGATTACCGTGTTGTTTCGGGTGCGTGACTGGACGCTCTCATGGCAGAAAGGGCTCGTCAGATGGTAG
- a CDS encoding acyl-CoA dehydrogenase family protein: MTATSLRPRVAASENHVDAAIRLASIFAESAADLDLTGAFPTGNFRLLHQSGLVALTAPVELGGSGAGLTEAAEVIREIARGEPSTALILIMQYINLAQLLKGRWPEHLVRAVARDATERGALINALRVEPALGTPLRGGLPDTTARRVGEAWLISGRKIYSTGAEGLTWAIVWAKTDEDEPRVGGFLVPVQAPGVRIERTWNPIGMRATGSHDVVFDEVRVPLDHAVDIRAPSEWATREGQASWFGILPGALYTGIAEAARDWLVRFLKDRVPSNLGRSLATVPRIQQAVGEIEELLAVSRRLIRSAARDVDEGRPLSQSEAGLIKVVTTENAIAAVEKALKLSGNHGVSRANPLERHYRDVLCGRIHSPQEDTARTSAGLLALGL, from the coding sequence ATGACGGCGACTTCACTCCGCCCCCGCGTTGCGGCGTCCGAAAATCACGTTGATGCGGCAATCCGGCTGGCATCCATCTTCGCGGAGAGTGCGGCTGATCTCGATCTCACTGGAGCATTCCCAACCGGAAACTTCCGTCTGCTGCATCAATCTGGTCTGGTTGCATTGACCGCGCCTGTTGAACTGGGCGGCTCTGGTGCGGGACTCACCGAAGCCGCTGAGGTGATCCGGGAGATTGCCCGGGGTGAGCCCTCGACGGCGTTGATCCTGATCATGCAGTACATCAATCTGGCACAGTTGCTCAAAGGGCGGTGGCCGGAGCATCTGGTCCGCGCCGTTGCCCGCGATGCGACAGAGCGTGGTGCATTGATCAATGCACTTCGTGTTGAGCCTGCCCTTGGCACCCCGCTCCGCGGCGGGCTTCCGGACACGACAGCACGACGCGTTGGCGAGGCATGGCTGATCAGCGGAAGGAAGATCTACTCAACCGGCGCGGAAGGTCTCACGTGGGCCATCGTTTGGGCGAAAACAGACGAGGATGAGCCCCGTGTGGGAGGCTTTCTGGTCCCAGTCCAAGCCCCAGGTGTCCGGATCGAGAGGACTTGGAACCCAATAGGTATGCGTGCCACGGGAAGCCACGATGTCGTCTTTGACGAGGTGCGGGTTCCCCTCGACCATGCCGTTGATATTCGGGCGCCCTCTGAGTGGGCCACCCGGGAGGGACAAGCGTCCTGGTTCGGAATCCTGCCCGGAGCCCTCTATACTGGTATCGCTGAAGCGGCGCGTGATTGGCTCGTGCGGTTCTTAAAGGACCGTGTTCCCAGCAACCTTGGTCGATCCCTTGCGACGGTACCCCGCATCCAACAGGCCGTTGGAGAAATCGAGGAGCTGCTTGCTGTCAGTCGACGCCTGATCAGATCCGCAGCAAGGGATGTCGATGAGGGGCGTCCTTTAAGCCAGTCGGAGGCCGGTCTCATTAAAGTGGTCACCACCGAAAACGCCATTGCCGCGGTCGAAAAAGCACTGAAGCTCTCGGGCAATCACGGCGTTTCGCGCGCCAACCCCCTCGAACGTCATTATCGCGATGTTCTCTGTGGTCGCATTCACAGCCCCCAGGAAGACACGGCCCGGACCAGTGCCGGTCTGCTCGCCTTAGGTCTCTAG
- a CDS encoding ABC transporter ATP-binding protein: MVATALNRTIPPAVGQRVDISGLSHQFELEGDPLPVLDDVDFSIEPGSFVALLGPSGCGKSTLLRLLAGLDHPTKGQLRVDGSPVGDPDPSRILVFQDPTLFPWRTVWDNVALGLEAQGILRTSKSRIDEAIRLVGLEGFDKAYPHQLSGGMAQRVALARALVNDPRLLLLDEPLGKLDSLTRLTMQTELVNLWQRAGLTAVLVTHDVEEAVFLAQRVLIFGPRPARIVADLTVDLPYPRHRGDPRLSELRREALVHLGLASTW; this comes from the coding sequence ATGGTAGCGACGGCTTTGAACCGGACGATCCCGCCTGCGGTGGGCCAGCGGGTCGATATCTCAGGCCTTTCCCATCAGTTCGAGCTGGAAGGAGACCCACTGCCGGTCCTTGATGATGTGGACTTCTCGATCGAGCCGGGGTCGTTCGTGGCGCTGCTCGGTCCCTCGGGGTGCGGAAAGTCAACGCTTCTTCGTCTGCTGGCTGGCCTCGATCATCCCACCAAGGGTCAGCTTCGGGTTGATGGGTCACCAGTCGGAGACCCAGATCCTTCCCGGATTCTCGTCTTTCAAGATCCGACCCTCTTCCCGTGGCGGACTGTCTGGGACAATGTAGCGTTGGGGCTGGAGGCCCAAGGCATACTGAGGACGTCGAAATCCCGTATCGACGAAGCCATTCGGCTCGTGGGGCTTGAAGGCTTCGACAAAGCTTATCCGCATCAACTGTCCGGCGGAATGGCGCAGCGTGTGGCACTTGCCCGCGCGCTGGTGAACGATCCACGCCTTTTGCTGCTCGACGAACCGCTTGGAAAGCTGGACTCCCTCACGCGGCTGACGATGCAGACAGAACTCGTCAACCTCTGGCAGCGAGCTGGCCTGACTGCAGTCCTTGTGACCCATGATGTCGAGGAAGCAGTCTTCCTGGCTCAACGCGTGCTGATCTTTGGGCCGAGGCCCGCGCGCATTGTTGCCGATTTGACGGTTGATCTTCCCTATCCGCGCCATCGCGGCGACCCACGTCTCAGCGAGCTTCGGCGGGAGGCATTGGTCCACCTCGGTCTGGCCTCGACTTGGTAG
- a CDS encoding 4Fe-4S binding protein has product MIELIVADRCTSCNTCVSVCPTNVLEAVPGGPPLIARKDDCQTCFMCELYCEPDAIYVAPDCEGSTPTDEAAIVASGLLGEFRRHHGWHEWAGDPRYPNEHWRMESVFLRARDMAAAGGATRDDR; this is encoded by the coding sequence ATGATCGAACTCATTGTTGCGGATCGATGCACAAGTTGCAACACCTGTGTCAGCGTCTGTCCGACCAACGTTCTTGAAGCTGTACCTGGCGGGCCTCCGCTCATTGCGCGGAAGGATGACTGCCAGACTTGCTTCATGTGTGAACTCTATTGCGAGCCGGATGCGATCTATGTTGCTCCGGATTGCGAGGGGTCAACTCCGACTGATGAGGCTGCGATCGTCGCCTCGGGCCTTCTCGGCGAGTTCCGACGCCATCACGGCTGGCATGAATGGGCTGGCGATCCTCGTTACCCCAACGAACATTGGCGGATGGAGAGTGTCTTCCTGCGCGCCAGAGATATGGCCGCTGCTGGAGGAGCGACTCGAGACGATCGTTAG
- a CDS encoding HupE/UreJ family protein — MNSIRVTSILVALLATFPALAHTGVGSSASFFGGLAHPLTGADHLMAMVAVGLWARLLGQRALALLPISFLVAMLAGALAAMTRLALPMVEAGILMSIPVLWAAIAFRVKPPMVIAAALCAVFAFAHGFAHGAELTEGASPTLYSVGFLSATCVLIFSGARIARWVLARTEAAKH; from the coding sequence ATGAACTCTATCCGCGTCACATCGATCCTTGTCGCCCTGCTGGCGACCTTTCCTGCACTTGCTCATACCGGTGTCGGAAGCAGCGCCAGCTTCTTCGGAGGTCTGGCGCATCCTCTCACAGGCGCCGATCACTTAATGGCAATGGTCGCCGTGGGACTGTGGGCCCGTCTACTCGGGCAGCGTGCGCTTGCCCTTCTCCCCATCTCCTTCCTGGTCGCGATGCTTGCAGGTGCTTTGGCGGCTATGACTAGGCTGGCGCTCCCGATGGTGGAGGCGGGGATTCTCATGTCAATTCCTGTGCTTTGGGCAGCTATCGCTTTCCGGGTCAAACCGCCGATGGTGATCGCAGCTGCGCTTTGCGCTGTGTTCGCATTCGCTCATGGCTTCGCCCATGGGGCGGAACTGACGGAGGGGGCCAGTCCGACTCTGTACTCCGTTGGCTTCCTGTCAGCGACATGCGTTCTCATTTTCTCCGGTGCCCGCATCGCGCGCTGGGTGCTCGCTCGTACTGAAGCAGCGAAGCACTAG
- a CDS encoding LLM class flavin-dependent oxidoreductase, whose protein sequence is MPIEFIGYIGNFNASEAIARSGPVINRQHIAAAAAIHENGGFDRALLAFHSTSPESILVGQYVTSITRHLKLMIAHRPGFTAPTVAARQLATLDHLSDGRIAVHIITGGNDQELAQDGDHLTKDERYARTSEYLDIVRQEWTSQQPFDYHGKYYKVVRGFSEVKPQGPDGIPVYFGGSSEAALAVAGKHADVYALWGETYAQVAETIERVRAAAAPFGRAPRFSLSLRPILAETEEAAWAKADRILQRAKALRAAGGERLIRNGSEAPPNEGSRRLLAAAAQGTRLDKRLWTEIAALTGASGNSTSLVGTPDQVADAMLDYYDLGITTFLIRGFDPLEDAFQYGRDLIPRVRALVAQRDKAAPREAAA, encoded by the coding sequence ATGCCAATTGAATTCATCGGGTACATCGGGAACTTCAATGCGTCGGAGGCCATTGCCCGCTCAGGCCCCGTCATCAACCGCCAACACATCGCCGCGGCAGCTGCCATTCACGAGAATGGAGGATTCGACCGGGCGCTGCTGGCATTCCACTCCACCTCGCCGGAAAGCATTCTGGTGGGGCAGTATGTGACATCCATCACACGCCACCTCAAGCTGATGATCGCCCACCGGCCCGGGTTCACGGCACCGACGGTTGCGGCCCGGCAATTGGCGACCCTTGACCATTTGAGCGACGGCCGGATCGCCGTCCATATCATCACCGGCGGGAACGATCAGGAGCTGGCGCAGGATGGCGATCATCTGACGAAGGACGAACGATACGCCCGCACCAGTGAGTATCTCGACATTGTCCGGCAGGAATGGACGAGCCAGCAGCCGTTCGATTATCACGGGAAATACTATAAGGTCGTGCGTGGCTTCTCCGAGGTGAAGCCGCAAGGCCCGGACGGAATCCCCGTCTACTTTGGCGGCTCGTCCGAAGCGGCGCTCGCAGTGGCAGGCAAGCACGCCGATGTTTATGCGCTTTGGGGTGAGACCTACGCACAGGTCGCAGAGACCATTGAGCGCGTACGTGCGGCCGCGGCTCCCTTTGGGCGGGCTCCTCGCTTCAGTCTCTCCCTCCGCCCCATTCTCGCGGAAACCGAAGAGGCGGCATGGGCAAAAGCTGATCGGATCCTCCAGCGTGCCAAAGCGCTTCGTGCTGCTGGCGGCGAACGCTTGATCAGGAACGGTTCCGAGGCGCCGCCGAACGAGGGATCGCGTCGCCTGTTGGCCGCTGCGGCACAGGGAACTCGGCTGGACAAGCGCCTTTGGACCGAGATCGCCGCTCTGACTGGGGCCAGCGGCAACTCGACATCGCTGGTTGGGACGCCGGATCAAGTCGCCGACGCTATGCTTGACTATTACGACCTGGGCATCACGACCTTCCTCATTCGTGGCTTCGATCCACTCGAGGATGCCTTCCAATACGGCCGTGATCTCATCCCGCGTGTCCGTGCACTTGTTGCTCAGCGTGACAAGGCAGCGCCTCGCGAAGCGGCGGCGTGA
- a CDS encoding FAD-binding protein, giving the protein MAHNKQQMLALTADVLVIGGGLAGTWAASAARRAGASVILVDKGYCGTSGVTATAGPGHWWIPPDPAELRETAIRNRLKTGFGLNDPRWMARILDKTWTTLPTLEGFYDFSRDPNGVVQYRALRGPEYMRALRHLIDSLGVTVLDHSPALELIQRPDGSVSGARGVRRQTGEDWQVEAGAVVLATGGTSFLSRLLGSHTNTGDGYLMAAEAGAELSGMEFTSYYTVAPARSTMTRSMSYAFATYYDESGSVIPIPAGPETTRPLARALLRGRVFCDLHRTPDDIRARVPTISPNFLLPFRRWGIDPYRDRFEVTLHGEGTIRGIGGLRITTEDCQTSVPGLYAAGDAATRELVAGAISGGGNINSAWAVSSGQWAGAGAARFAKANGPASPGHALGQAGLRPAGSVANVDLRECLNLVQDEMLSYNKNIFRDGGRLRHSVDVLERAWRDVSAKALGVGEHRLRTREVAAMLATARWCAASALARDESRGMHQREDRPTTEAQFNHRILVGGLGTVWTRGDQRQALELAS; this is encoded by the coding sequence ATGGCCCACAACAAACAGCAGATGCTTGCTCTGACGGCTGATGTGCTGGTGATCGGGGGCGGGTTGGCTGGAACCTGGGCCGCCTCTGCGGCACGGCGTGCTGGGGCCTCCGTCATTCTTGTCGACAAAGGTTACTGCGGCACCAGCGGCGTGACCGCGACCGCTGGTCCCGGTCACTGGTGGATCCCTCCCGATCCTGCCGAACTTCGCGAGACCGCGATCCGAAACAGACTGAAAACCGGGTTCGGCCTGAACGACCCGCGTTGGATGGCACGGATACTGGATAAGACGTGGACGACGCTTCCGACCCTCGAGGGCTTCTATGACTTCTCTCGGGATCCAAACGGGGTTGTTCAGTATCGGGCACTGCGCGGTCCCGAGTACATGCGCGCGCTTCGCCACCTCATCGATAGCTTGGGTGTCACTGTCCTTGACCATAGCCCGGCGCTGGAACTGATCCAGCGGCCAGACGGATCCGTGAGTGGGGCTCGAGGCGTCAGACGCCAGACGGGGGAGGATTGGCAGGTAGAGGCCGGAGCCGTCGTGCTTGCGACCGGCGGCACGTCTTTCCTGTCACGCTTGTTGGGTTCACACACGAACACCGGTGATGGGTACCTCATGGCCGCGGAAGCGGGTGCGGAACTCTCGGGCATGGAATTCACGAGCTACTATACGGTTGCTCCGGCCCGATCGACCATGACGCGGTCGATGTCCTATGCATTTGCAACCTACTACGATGAGAGTGGGTCAGTGATCCCGATACCTGCAGGACCGGAAACGACGCGGCCGCTCGCGCGAGCCCTGTTGCGCGGGCGCGTCTTCTGCGATCTTCATCGCACCCCGGACGATATCCGGGCGCGGGTGCCGACGATCTCCCCCAATTTTCTGTTGCCGTTCCGGCGCTGGGGCATCGATCCTTATCGTGACCGCTTCGAGGTTACCTTGCACGGTGAGGGGACGATTCGTGGGATCGGAGGGCTCAGGATCACCACCGAAGACTGCCAGACTTCTGTCCCGGGTCTCTATGCGGCTGGCGATGCGGCAACCCGCGAGCTGGTCGCTGGCGCGATCTCCGGCGGCGGAAACATCAACTCGGCGTGGGCCGTCTCGTCCGGGCAGTGGGCTGGCGCGGGTGCTGCGCGGTTTGCCAAGGCCAATGGCCCGGCAAGCCCTGGACATGCGCTCGGTCAGGCGGGTCTGCGCCCTGCCGGATCTGTAGCCAATGTGGATCTGCGGGAATGCCTGAACCTGGTCCAAGATGAAATGCTTTCATATAACAAGAACATCTTTCGCGACGGTGGGCGCCTTCGGCATTCCGTTGACGTCCTGGAGCGCGCGTGGCGCGATGTTTCCGCCAAGGCCCTTGGTGTGGGCGAGCATCGGCTCCGGACCCGAGAAGTCGCCGCCATGCTGGCGACGGCCCGCTGGTGTGCCGCTTCGGCATTGGCGCGCGATGAAAGCCGCGGCATGCACCAACGGGAGGACCGGCCAACAACCGAAGCACAGTTCAACCATCGCATTCTGGTTGGCGGCTTGGGTACGGTCTGGACCAGAGGCGATCAAAGGCAAGCCTTGGAGCTCGCATCATGA
- a CDS encoding peroxiredoxin-like family protein: protein MPSSISESLNGRLAALHTERVATWAPEDLAVNVNQRQLLTETIDRASIVKPGDVVETFSLLDVEGGTLSLEELVASGPVVLVFFRFAGCPACNIALPYYEQHLARPLSELGVRLVAVSPQIPERLVDIKRVRGLSFDVASDQDANLARRFNILYTFDEASQTAALAKGKPIGDITGTGTWELPMPAVVVIDEDRIVRFADVSPDWLERTEAEAIVDVVARLVADRKLAAQG from the coding sequence ATGCCTTCTTCAATCTCCGAATCGTTGAACGGACGCCTTGCGGCTCTTCACACCGAGCGCGTCGCGACCTGGGCGCCCGAGGACCTCGCCGTCAATGTCAATCAACGCCAGCTCCTCACCGAAACCATCGACCGAGCCAGCATCGTCAAGCCCGGCGATGTGGTGGAAACATTCAGTTTGCTTGATGTCGAAGGTGGAACGCTCTCGCTCGAGGAGCTTGTCGCCTCAGGTCCCGTCGTGCTGGTCTTCTTCCGCTTCGCCGGCTGCCCTGCCTGCAACATCGCTCTACCCTACTACGAGCAGCACCTTGCTCGCCCCCTGTCTGAGTTGGGCGTTCGGCTCGTTGCCGTCAGCCCGCAGATCCCTGAGCGTCTTGTCGACATCAAGAGAGTGCGCGGATTGAGTTTTGATGTGGCCTCGGACCAGGATGCGAACCTCGCGCGCCGCTTCAACATTCTCTACACCTTTGATGAAGCCTCTCAAACGGCGGCACTCGCTAAAGGAAAGCCCATCGGGGACATCACAGGGACCGGGACATGGGAACTGCCCATGCCTGCCGTGGTCGTGATCGACGAAGACCGCATCGTTCGTTTTGCGGATGTGAGCCCGGACTGGCTCGAACGCACCGAAGCCGAGGCCATTGTTGATGTCGTTGCCCGTTTGGTTGCCGACAGAAAGCTTGCGGCACAGGGCTAA
- a CDS encoding ABC transporter substrate-binding protein: MSWIQKTATRAENDTAINRTDRRAFLKAAGALGLAAPLGALSIGNLAAQSVPAGGPLKKIRFATNATAICLAPVFVALEHGIFKKYGLDVELVNFGASTEALLEAIATGKADGGVGMALRWLKALEQGFDVKITAGTHGGCSRLVALKSAGITDLSQLKGKKIGISDLASPGKNFFSILLHKEGLDPVADVEWRQYPGELLQLAAEKGEIDAIADGDPKAYFWLRDPKYLQIASNLDHGFENRVCCIVGLTGRLVREDKPTAAALTRALLEAQDWTVARPEDAARVFLPNAPKDKSIEDLVGVLLDQTHGHNPTGADLRQEIALYAQELRDVSVFKKSTDPEKFAERVFADVLTA; the protein is encoded by the coding sequence ATGAGCTGGATTCAGAAGACTGCGACCCGAGCGGAGAATGATACTGCGATCAACCGAACCGATCGCCGGGCATTTCTCAAGGCAGCGGGAGCACTCGGACTTGCGGCCCCACTGGGCGCGCTGTCGATCGGCAACCTTGCGGCACAATCGGTCCCTGCTGGAGGGCCGCTGAAGAAGATCAGGTTTGCGACGAATGCCACCGCAATCTGCCTCGCGCCGGTGTTTGTGGCGCTCGAGCATGGTATTTTCAAGAAGTATGGGCTCGACGTCGAACTCGTGAACTTCGGTGCCTCGACGGAGGCGTTGCTTGAGGCGATTGCGACCGGGAAGGCCGACGGCGGCGTCGGTATGGCGCTGCGCTGGCTAAAAGCCCTTGAGCAGGGCTTCGATGTCAAGATCACAGCTGGCACTCACGGCGGCTGCTCACGGCTTGTCGCGTTGAAGTCAGCGGGGATCACCGATCTCAGCCAATTGAAGGGCAAGAAGATCGGTATTTCCGATCTTGCCAGCCCCGGAAAGAACTTCTTCTCAATTCTGCTGCACAAGGAAGGACTCGATCCCGTCGCCGACGTGGAGTGGCGGCAGTACCCGGGTGAGTTGCTGCAGCTCGCCGCGGAGAAGGGAGAGATCGATGCTATCGCAGACGGCGATCCAAAAGCTTACTTCTGGCTCAGAGACCCGAAATACCTCCAGATTGCGTCCAATCTCGATCATGGTTTCGAAAACCGCGTCTGCTGCATCGTTGGTCTCACAGGGCGTTTGGTGCGTGAGGACAAGCCGACAGCGGCTGCGCTCACTCGTGCCCTTCTGGAGGCGCAGGATTGGACCGTTGCAAGGCCTGAGGATGCCGCTCGGGTCTTCCTGCCCAATGCTCCCAAAGACAAGAGCATCGAGGATCTCGTCGGCGTCCTGCTTGATCAAACGCATGGCCATAATCCCACGGGCGCGGATCTTCGTCAGGAGATCGCACTGTATGCCCAAGAGCTCCGCGATGTCAGCGTCTTCAAGAAATCGACGGATCCGGAAAAATTCGCGGAGCGCGTCTTCGCCGATGTCCTGACGGCATGA
- a CDS encoding YcnI family copper-binding membrane protein has protein sequence MRNLKFGVQTFLGAAALIVPLCAQAHVSLDNKEVRAGSTVKFVLVVPHGCAGSPTIALKVALPPELAEIKPQPKPGWLLTSKVEEKRVAAADAEIDAHGGHGAEIREITWSEGKLDDAHYDEFVFRAKVRDSIPASEIFVPVVQQCESGTQRWIEVPQSDRTASELKYPAPSVKIRPGP, from the coding sequence ATGAGAAACCTCAAATTTGGCGTGCAAACGTTCCTTGGAGCCGCTGCACTGATCGTCCCTCTCTGTGCTCAGGCTCACGTCAGCCTTGACAATAAAGAGGTGAGGGCTGGCAGCACCGTCAAGTTCGTGCTTGTGGTTCCTCACGGGTGTGCTGGTTCTCCCACTATAGCTTTGAAGGTCGCGCTTCCACCGGAATTGGCGGAGATCAAGCCGCAGCCAAAGCCAGGCTGGTTGTTGACCAGCAAGGTCGAGGAAAAGCGGGTGGCCGCAGCTGACGCGGAGATCGATGCCCACGGTGGCCACGGGGCAGAGATTCGGGAGATCACGTGGTCCGAGGGCAAGCTTGACGACGCGCACTATGACGAGTTCGTGTTTCGTGCAAAGGTTCGTGACAGCATTCCAGCATCGGAGATCTTCGTTCCCGTTGTTCAGCAATGCGAATCCGGAACGCAGCGTTGGATTGAGGTCCCGCAATCCGATCGGACCGCCAGCGAACTCAAGTATCCTGCGCCATCGGTTAAAATTCGTCCTGGCCCGTGA
- a CDS encoding cupin domain-containing protein codes for MTDHHHDHGDPSHSHEAEERWKHDGVRVIKGDRLDSNTAQTPGMFRQAAINHARVGAQKIWAGTVSIQANAKTGVHHHGELESVIFVVRGRARMRWGDHLEYVAEAGPGDFIYVPPYVPHQEINASPDEPLECVLVRSDNEAVVVNITDIDPVETPEEIYWVDPIHKQP; via the coding sequence ATGACGGATCATCATCACGACCACGGCGACCCATCCCATTCTCATGAAGCCGAGGAGCGATGGAAGCACGACGGCGTTCGTGTCATCAAAGGCGACAGACTCGACTCCAATACGGCCCAAACGCCAGGCATGTTCCGCCAGGCTGCAATCAATCACGCCCGAGTCGGCGCCCAGAAGATTTGGGCCGGTACGGTCTCGATCCAAGCCAATGCCAAAACCGGGGTGCATCATCATGGTGAACTCGAGAGCGTCATTTTCGTGGTACGCGGCCGCGCGCGCATGCGGTGGGGAGACCATCTGGAGTATGTGGCGGAGGCGGGACCGGGTGACTTTATCTACGTGCCACCGTATGTCCCGCACCAAGAGATCAACGCCAGCCCAGACGAGCCACTCGAGTGTGTTCTCGTGCGATCGGATAATGAAGCGGTTGTCGTCAATATCACAGATATCGACCCGGTCGAAACGCCCGAGGAGATCTACTGGGTCGACCCGATTCACAAGCAGCCCTGA
- the msuE gene encoding FMN reductase, with protein sequence MSTIHIVGFSGNLHRPSKTRSLVETVGAAVVADRPYRFDLFDVVDAAPGLGSATSRQELSLPSKRVIDAIEQADALIIGSPVYKGAYTGLFKHVFDLVDPLALTGKPVLITATGGGPRHALVVEHVLRPLFGFFAALTVPTAVYASDADFKDGKLNDSGIQGRANEAAAQLVRLIGDSSEGTRADWAPSLDTRRSVRAAV encoded by the coding sequence ATGAGCACGATTCATATTGTTGGGTTCTCGGGGAACCTGCACCGTCCGTCAAAGACCAGGTCTCTTGTCGAGACCGTCGGTGCGGCGGTTGTGGCTGACCGCCCTTACCGATTCGACCTGTTCGACGTCGTGGATGCCGCACCAGGCCTTGGCTCAGCCACGAGTAGGCAGGAGCTATCGCTCCCCTCAAAGCGGGTTATTGATGCCATTGAACAGGCCGACGCCTTGATCATCGGTTCGCCCGTTTACAAAGGCGCCTATACAGGGCTCTTCAAGCATGTCTTCGACCTCGTGGACCCCTTGGCTCTTACGGGAAAGCCGGTCTTGATCACTGCAACCGGCGGCGGCCCCCGTCATGCTCTCGTGGTTGAACACGTCCTGAGGCCTCTCTTCGGCTTCTTCGCAGCCCTGACCGTCCCGACGGCTGTTTATGCGAGCGATGCGGACTTCAAGGATGGGAAGCTGAACGATAGTGGGATTCAAGGGCGAGCGAACGAGGCTGCGGCACAACTCGTCAGGCTGATCGGGGATAGTTCAGAGGGTACCCGCGCTGATTGGGCGCCGTCCCTCGACACGCGTAGGTCTGTCCGAGCGGCTGTTTGA